A single genomic interval of Exiguobacterium sp. BMC-KP harbors:
- the paaX gene encoding phenylacetic acid degradation operon negative regulatory protein PaaX, with protein sequence MSANTQSMIFTIYGDYIRHYGNQIWVGSLIRLVKEFGHNEQAVRVAVSRMVKQGWLVSEKQGSKSFYSLTPRGVERMEEAARRIYKSTPHDWDGKWRTLMYTIPEDKRQIRDELRKELTWSGFGNLSNGVWISPNPLEKEAERLIEAYEIEEYVDFFVGEYHGPKQDQSLVERAFPLEELQERYETFITDYSRQYIVHQSQLQLGEMTDEQCFVERTMLVHEYRKFLFTDPGLPQELLPDAWSGHHAALLFEQYYRLLAQPASRFFESIFEETHDVSQRSASYDATEHPLFAER encoded by the coding sequence ATGAGTGCGAACACCCAATCAATGATTTTTACGATTTACGGGGATTATATCCGTCATTACGGCAATCAAATCTGGGTCGGGAGTTTAATTCGACTCGTCAAAGAGTTTGGACATAACGAACAAGCGGTCCGGGTCGCAGTATCTCGGATGGTCAAACAAGGCTGGCTCGTCTCTGAGAAGCAAGGGAGTAAAAGCTTCTATTCGTTGACGCCGCGTGGGGTGGAACGGATGGAAGAAGCAGCGCGCCGAATCTATAAATCAACACCACATGACTGGGACGGGAAGTGGCGAACGCTGATGTATACGATTCCAGAAGATAAGCGACAGATTCGCGACGAGCTCCGTAAAGAACTGACGTGGAGTGGGTTTGGTAACTTATCAAACGGGGTCTGGATTTCGCCGAATCCGCTTGAGAAAGAGGCAGAACGATTGATTGAAGCATACGAAATCGAAGAGTATGTCGATTTCTTCGTCGGTGAATACCACGGTCCAAAACAAGATCAATCTCTTGTTGAGCGCGCTTTTCCACTGGAGGAATTGCAGGAACGTTACGAGACGTTCATCACGGATTACAGCCGGCAATACATCGTCCATCAGAGTCAGCTCCAACTAGGAGAAATGACGGATGAGCAGTGTTTCGTTGAACGGACGATGCTCGTACATGAGTACCGGAAGTTCCTCTTCACGGATCCGGGACTCCCGCAAGAACTGTTACCGGATGCTTGGAGCGGACACCATGCGGCACTGTTGTTTGAGCAATATTACCGTCTGCTTGCGCAACCAGCGAGCCGGTTCTTTGAATCAATCTTTGAAGAGACACACGATGTGTCACAACGCAGTGCTTCGTATGATGCAACAGAACACCCACTGTTTGCGGAACGATGA
- a CDS encoding gamma carbonic anhydrase family protein — protein sequence MKIPYQSIHPNVASDVFIAPGAYLIGDVTIGSESTVWFNAVLRGDEGPITIGKRCSIQDNATIHLYEGAPVVIEDEVTVGHNAILHGCKIGRRSIVGMGATVLDHADIGEECIIGANTLIPSGKVFPPRSLIIGSPGKVVRELTEADLAMIQESIDSYVDKGYAFRNILAGSAEQNTSE from the coding sequence ATGAAGATTCCGTATCAATCGATTCATCCGAACGTAGCATCTGATGTATTCATCGCTCCTGGCGCTTATCTGATTGGAGACGTCACGATCGGTTCCGAGTCCACCGTCTGGTTCAACGCTGTCTTACGCGGTGACGAAGGACCGATTACAATCGGCAAACGCTGCAGCATCCAAGACAATGCAACGATCCATCTGTATGAAGGGGCACCCGTCGTCATCGAAGATGAAGTGACGGTCGGACATAATGCCATCTTACATGGCTGTAAAATCGGACGTCGTTCCATCGTCGGAATGGGGGCAACCGTTCTTGATCACGCAGATATTGGTGAAGAATGCATCATCGGGGCGAACACATTGATTCCATCCGGAAAAGTCTTCCCACCCCGTTCGCTGATCATCGGCTCACCCGGTAAAGTCGTGCGCGAACTGACGGAAGCGGATCTTGCGATGATTCAGGAGTCGATTGATTCCTACGTCGATAAAGGATATGCCTTCCGAAATATCCTCGCAGGATCAGCTGAACAGAACACATCTGAATGA
- a CDS encoding NAD(P)H-dependent flavin oxidoreductase yields MFPICELFKIRYPLIQGGMGNISHAALTAAVSNAGGLGTLGCGTLSVEEVASRIQETRTLTEQPFALNIAIRVSPCTEALIDLALAEKVPVVSLSAGNPAPYIERLQAAGIKTIAVVASVKQALKAEQAGADVLVAEGFEAAGINSPLELTTLTLIPQLVDRVKIPVLAAGGIGDGRGLAAVLLLGAAGVQLGTRLIATEDAKVHTAYKSRLTDATDTDTRIIGRSVGFVRRVLDGPYVEQLTAETPSAFLDQTNESYHIKGALEGNEEKGYVNAGLVAGLIRDVPTVAELFTRMMAEAEEQLKRTTARFAT; encoded by the coding sequence ATGTTTCCGATTTGTGAGCTATTCAAGATTCGTTATCCCTTAATCCAAGGAGGGATGGGTAACATTAGTCATGCAGCACTCACGGCAGCGGTGTCGAATGCCGGAGGACTCGGAACGCTCGGGTGTGGTACGTTGTCTGTCGAGGAAGTAGCGTCTCGGATTCAGGAGACACGAACGCTGACGGAACAACCATTTGCCTTGAACATCGCAATTCGTGTGTCTCCTTGTACGGAAGCACTGATCGATCTCGCGCTTGCAGAAAAGGTTCCGGTCGTCTCCTTATCGGCAGGAAATCCGGCACCATACATAGAGCGACTACAAGCTGCTGGCATCAAAACGATTGCGGTCGTCGCCTCAGTCAAACAGGCGTTGAAGGCAGAACAGGCAGGCGCTGATGTACTCGTAGCGGAAGGATTTGAAGCGGCAGGTATCAATTCCCCGCTCGAGTTGACGACACTCACATTGATTCCGCAGCTCGTTGACCGGGTCAAGATTCCGGTTCTTGCAGCGGGTGGGATTGGCGATGGGCGTGGACTAGCAGCTGTTCTGTTGCTTGGCGCTGCCGGCGTCCAACTCGGAACACGATTGATTGCGACGGAAGATGCCAAGGTCCATACAGCTTATAAATCGCGCTTAACGGATGCGACAGATACCGATACACGCATCATCGGGCGCTCCGTTGGATTTGTCCGACGTGTCCTTGATGGTCCGTATGTCGAACAGCTCACAGCCGAGACACCTTCTGCGTTTCTCGATCAGACGAACGAGTCGTATCACATAAAGGGAGCTCTTGAAGGCAATGAGGAGAAAGGATATGTCAACGCTGGACTGGTTGCCGGTTTGATTCGTGATGTGCCAACTGTTGCCGAGTTGTTTACGCGCATGATGGCGGAAGCAGAGGAACAGCTGAAGCGGACGACTGCTCGTTTTGCGACATGA
- a CDS encoding DMT family transporter, with amino-acid sequence MQGVVFALMSGLFIALQGIFNARLATGVGPWLSVLIVHFVGLMGCLAIYSFVRDRKIGGFRQLPWIYASGGLIGVLVVVTELTAIQTLGMTWAMCLLLVAQILCAFLIDLKGWFGVLKKQGNRGQWVGVGLMLAGVAIFSLV; translated from the coding sequence GTGCAAGGAGTCGTGTTTGCTTTGATGAGCGGTCTGTTCATCGCCCTGCAAGGCATATTCAATGCGCGCCTTGCGACAGGCGTCGGACCGTGGTTATCTGTATTGATCGTCCATTTTGTTGGTCTGATGGGTTGTTTAGCCATTTATAGCTTCGTACGAGATCGAAAGATTGGTGGATTCCGTCAGTTACCGTGGATTTATGCGAGCGGTGGACTGATTGGCGTGCTAGTCGTCGTGACGGAATTAACAGCGATTCAAACGCTCGGCATGACATGGGCAATGTGTTTATTACTCGTCGCGCAGATTTTATGTGCCTTTCTGATTGATTTAAAAGGATGGTTCGGTGTCTTAAAAAAACAAGGAAATCGTGGTCAGTGGGTTGGTGTGGGTCTCATGCTTGCAGGAGTTGCGATTTTCTCACTTGTCTAA
- a CDS encoding Crp/Fnr family transcriptional regulator: protein METVIQQYGLDTILTEETRAWLRQETFRKGELLCTTGATIDRMYFIVAGKVKISAASSEGKQRILRFKTPLTVIGDAEFINEREVLNTVEAVTDVEVLSVPYAILREHNTTNVFLQFLLRTITAKWYADSKSASHHVLYTVEERFAGYLLSIASEASDSLFYQEMRTSNLHDVADWLGTSYRHLNRIITKLCEEEILIRRRGKIIIVDLERIREKANGNSYE from the coding sequence ATGGAAACCGTCATCCAACAATATGGACTGGATACGATTTTAACGGAAGAGACACGCGCTTGGTTACGTCAAGAAACCTTCCGAAAAGGGGAACTCCTCTGTACGACAGGTGCGACGATCGACCGGATGTACTTCATCGTCGCAGGCAAGGTCAAGATTTCTGCTGCTTCGTCAGAAGGGAAACAACGGATTTTACGATTCAAAACACCCCTAACGGTGATCGGTGACGCCGAATTCATCAATGAACGGGAAGTACTGAATACGGTCGAAGCGGTGACCGATGTCGAGGTGTTGAGCGTACCGTATGCGATTTTACGCGAGCACAATACGACGAATGTCTTTCTGCAATTTTTACTACGAACGATTACAGCGAAATGGTATGCCGACTCAAAATCAGCGTCGCACCATGTGTTGTATACAGTCGAGGAACGATTTGCAGGGTATTTGTTGTCGATCGCATCTGAAGCTAGTGACAGTTTATTTTATCAGGAGATGCGGACGTCGAACCTACATGACGTCGCCGACTGGCTTGGAACAAGTTATCGCCATCTCAACCGGATCATCACGAAGTTATGTGAGGAAGAAATTCTTATTCGACGACGTGGGAAGATTATCATCGTCGATTTGGAACGGATTCGCGAGAAGGCGAACGGTAACAGTTATGAGTAA
- a CDS encoding DMT family transporter: protein MVMGIVCAVLAGMLISLQTVLNARMSDAFGAWATTTLVFFVGFIGASVTYVLFRGGTLGQIQNVSPLYWFGGLVGVGVVFCVMRGIQLLGPSVAISVVLISQLSFALAVDTFGWFGLPQIDLSFGQLVGLAVMVCGIFVLKRYQVVAPEQQAKDQVERVS from the coding sequence ATGGTAATGGGCATCGTGTGTGCCGTATTGGCAGGGATGTTAATCAGTTTACAGACGGTATTGAATGCTCGGATGAGTGATGCGTTCGGGGCATGGGCGACGACAACGCTGGTTTTCTTCGTCGGTTTCATCGGAGCAAGCGTTACGTATGTTTTGTTTCGTGGTGGAACACTTGGACAGATTCAAAACGTGTCACCGCTCTATTGGTTCGGTGGACTTGTCGGTGTCGGCGTCGTCTTTTGCGTCATGCGCGGGATTCAGTTACTTGGTCCATCCGTCGCGATTTCTGTCGTGCTGATTTCGCAGTTGAGCTTTGCCCTCGCCGTTGATACGTTCGGGTGGTTTGGTTTACCGCAAATCGACTTATCGTTTGGTCAGCTCGTCGGTCTCGCCGTCATGGTATGTGGGATCTTCGTCTTGAAACGGTATCAAGTCGTGGCGCCGGAACAACAGGCAAAGGATCAAGTAGAACGTGTTTCGTAA
- a CDS encoding MFS transporter translates to MMLHVEMNTERSLFKNRAFLFLWGSGMCSALSLSTYLFVEQWYVIHTLNQASFLGLVLMATLLPRIFLMLFGGVLSDRYKRSTIMRISSSLRISFILCLLMLLHTDQLTLLTILGFAFLFGSVDAFYSPANASLLPTLVPNEQLTKANSLIQTSNQIALFSGPILGGVILSYSSYSYVFLVIFGTLCLTLLFTYGIREAKTKRALQHSALSELKEGLHYVLHFQQLKQTLFLIICVNFFFFGPLLLGIPLLVHDVLQGDAMDLSYMQGAYQMGMLGGALSIGFVQTKVSGITSSVRLIGALGLFLCLLSQVQQIWLYLTLLLSLGALSSIINIRIITSIQSQCAEQMMGRVMSVVNASSNGLVPLSYAVLSLLLSFHISITTIMLYCGLLILVLSLYFRKRMIQTKD, encoded by the coding sequence ATGATGCTACATGTTGAAATGAATACGGAACGATCCCTATTTAAAAATCGCGCCTTTTTGTTTTTATGGGGATCCGGCATGTGCTCCGCCCTTTCCCTCTCAACCTATCTGTTTGTTGAACAATGGTATGTCATCCATACGTTAAACCAGGCATCCTTTCTCGGACTCGTCCTAATGGCTACCTTGTTACCTCGTATTTTTTTAATGTTGTTCGGTGGCGTTTTATCTGATCGCTATAAACGTTCGACGATCATGCGCATCTCAAGTAGTCTGCGGATCAGTTTTATTCTTTGTCTTCTCATGTTACTTCATACCGATCAGCTTACATTGCTAACGATCTTAGGATTCGCCTTTTTATTCGGCAGTGTAGATGCATTTTATTCACCCGCGAATGCTTCTTTACTGCCTACACTTGTTCCAAACGAACAACTTACTAAAGCTAACTCCTTGATTCAAACATCAAATCAAATCGCGCTCTTTTCAGGTCCAATTCTTGGCGGAGTCATTCTCAGCTATTCTTCTTACTCATACGTCTTTCTTGTAATCTTCGGGACCCTCTGTCTGACGCTCCTCTTCACGTATGGGATTCGTGAGGCTAAGACTAAGCGAGCACTCCAGCATTCCGCTCTATCTGAACTAAAAGAAGGGCTTCATTACGTTCTACACTTTCAGCAACTCAAGCAGACACTTTTTCTCATCATCTGCGTCAATTTCTTTTTCTTCGGACCGCTCTTACTCGGAATTCCCTTACTCGTTCATGATGTGCTTCAAGGAGACGCGATGGATTTAAGTTACATGCAAGGGGCTTATCAAATGGGAATGCTTGGTGGTGCGCTTTCGATTGGTTTTGTCCAGACGAAAGTAAGTGGGATTACCTCATCGGTTCGATTGATTGGCGCATTAGGTCTATTCCTTTGCTTACTTAGTCAAGTCCAACAGATTTGGTTGTACTTGACTCTTCTTCTATCACTCGGTGCCCTATCTTCCATCATCAATATTCGAATCATTACATCCATCCAGTCTCAGTGTGCAGAACAAATGATGGGACGCGTCATGAGTGTCGTCAATGCATCGTCCAACGGTCTTGTTCCATTATCTTATGCAGTCCTCTCACTTCTACTGTCATTTCATATTTCGATCACGACGATTATGTTGTACTGTGGTCTTCTTATCCTTGTTCTATCACTCTATTTCAGAAAACGCATGATCCAAACAAAAGACTAG
- a CDS encoding winged helix-turn-helix domain-containing protein yields the protein MEQKAIHILENYEQLKVISDPLRTKILMFLVEQPHTVHQLAHLLTLSRAKVLYHVRELEKHDLIRLVRTEEQGGNLLKYYQAIARGYIPADHLLNFVETKEATRQSYLEVLDRAKTRVLTAPTTAFSPVSSNVEDWMSLSLQKELTMSESDFQRFATKYRALLEEFTQSPSDEKDRKHFYIMTTAFSIEERLFDRDDV from the coding sequence ATGGAACAAAAAGCGATTCACATATTAGAGAACTATGAACAGTTGAAGGTAATCAGTGATCCGTTACGAACAAAAATCCTCATGTTTCTCGTCGAACAACCGCATACGGTGCATCAGTTGGCCCACTTGCTGACGTTATCGCGCGCAAAGGTCCTCTATCACGTGCGGGAACTTGAAAAGCATGACTTGATTCGCCTCGTTCGGACAGAAGAACAAGGTGGAAATCTACTGAAATACTATCAAGCGATTGCTCGAGGATACATTCCTGCTGATCATCTTCTGAACTTCGTCGAGACGAAAGAAGCGACCCGACAATCGTATCTTGAGGTACTAGACCGAGCAAAGACACGCGTCCTCACCGCTCCGACAACTGCTTTTTCTCCTGTGTCTTCAAACGTCGAAGACTGGATGAGCTTATCGCTCCAAAAAGAACTGACGATGTCTGAATCCGACTTTCAACGCTTTGCTACAAAGTATCGTGCTTTATTAGAAGAGTTCACACAATCCCCATCTGACGAAAAAGATCGAAAACACTTTTACATCATGACGACTGCTTTTTCGATTGAGGAACGATTGTTTGATCGCGACGACGTCTAA
- the msrA gene encoding peptide-methionine (S)-S-oxide reductase MsrA yields MEKATFAGGCFWCMVTPFEELPGIEGIVSGYMGGHVDHPTYEQVKTGTTGHLEVVQITFDPSLFPYERLLELYWPQTDPTDAEGQFQDRGTQYAPAIFYHTDAQHEAAIASRDALAASNRFKQPIVTRIDAASEFYPAEEYHQDFHKKNPEHYKKDRAASGRDAFIEQEWKDTTTV; encoded by the coding sequence ATGGAAAAAGCAACATTTGCAGGTGGATGTTTTTGGTGCATGGTGACACCATTTGAAGAATTACCAGGAATCGAGGGAATCGTATCAGGTTACATGGGCGGTCACGTCGATCATCCGACATACGAGCAAGTAAAAACAGGAACGACAGGACATCTCGAAGTCGTCCAAATCACGTTTGATCCAAGCCTATTCCCGTATGAGCGTTTACTTGAACTCTACTGGCCACAAACGGATCCGACGGATGCAGAAGGTCAATTCCAAGATCGCGGCACGCAGTACGCACCAGCAATCTTCTATCATACGGATGCGCAGCATGAAGCAGCAATCGCTTCTCGTGACGCTCTTGCCGCAAGCAATCGTTTTAAACAACCGATTGTAACGCGGATCGATGCCGCTTCTGAATTTTATCCAGCGGAAGAGTACCACCAAGACTTCCATAAGAAAAATCCAGAACACTACAAAAAAGATCGTGCCGCCTCTGGTCGTGATGCCTTCATCGAACAGGAATGGAAAGATACGACGACGGTTTAA
- a CDS encoding M20 metallopeptidase family protein, with protein sequence MQTQLFEALEQFEPTMIALRRDFHRHPELSFQEVRTPERIAAFYAERGIPHQTAVGGRGVVATIEGKQPGPTIAVRADFDALPLQEETTLAFRSIHPGVMHACGHDGHTAMVMALAATLYPLRDQLQGTIRIIHQHGEEVFPGGAIQMIEGGVLEGVDAIFATHLENDLPVGTIGFREGHTLCAIDEFEIIVHGQGGHAQAPHKTKDALVAGAQLVCNLQHLVSRRVDPFEPAVLAIGSFHAGTAPNIVTGEARIVGEIRTFNETLRHQLRQEVDLVAKTTCAGIGASYSIDFTTGYPALWNHPDETKLVQEAAAFLPKASVRALTPMMAADDFAHYLTHVPGSYFFTGSGYTDGRVNYPQHHPQYEINEQALLVGAKTLGATVLRALKPKD encoded by the coding sequence ATGCAAACACAACTTTTTGAAGCACTTGAACAATTCGAACCAACGATGATCGCGTTACGCCGTGATTTCCACCGCCATCCGGAACTATCCTTCCAAGAAGTCCGCACACCAGAACGGATTGCTGCTTTTTACGCGGAACGTGGCATTCCTCATCAAACAGCCGTTGGAGGTCGCGGAGTCGTCGCGACGATCGAAGGCAAACAACCTGGTCCAACGATTGCTGTCCGCGCCGATTTTGATGCCTTACCACTCCAAGAAGAGACAACGCTTGCTTTCCGGTCGATCCATCCTGGTGTCATGCATGCTTGTGGACATGATGGTCATACGGCGATGGTGATGGCCCTTGCTGCTACACTCTATCCGTTACGCGATCAATTGCAAGGAACAATTCGAATCATTCACCAGCATGGGGAAGAGGTCTTTCCCGGTGGTGCGATTCAAATGATTGAAGGTGGCGTCCTCGAAGGGGTCGATGCAATTTTTGCGACACATCTTGAAAATGATTTACCTGTTGGCACGATTGGTTTTCGGGAAGGACATACGCTATGCGCCATCGACGAATTCGAAATCATCGTCCACGGTCAAGGTGGACATGCTCAAGCACCACATAAAACAAAAGATGCGCTTGTCGCCGGTGCACAGCTTGTCTGTAACTTACAACACCTCGTCAGCCGACGGGTCGATCCGTTTGAGCCTGCCGTTCTCGCAATCGGTTCTTTCCATGCAGGAACGGCACCAAACATCGTTACGGGTGAGGCACGCATCGTTGGGGAAATCCGAACGTTTAACGAGACACTGCGGCATCAGCTCCGACAAGAAGTCGATCTTGTCGCTAAAACGACTTGTGCTGGCATCGGTGCTTCGTATTCGATTGACTTCACGACGGGTTACCCCGCGCTCTGGAATCATCCGGATGAGACAAAACTCGTTCAGGAAGCTGCTGCTTTCTTGCCGAAAGCATCTGTTCGAGCACTCACACCGATGATGGCGGCGGACGACTTCGCACATTATCTAACGCATGTCCCGGGAAGTTACTTCTTTACCGGCTCCGGATATACGGATGGTCGCGTCAATTATCCACAACATCATCCGCAGTACGAAATCAACGAACAGGCGCTGCTGGTTGGTGCGAAAACACTCGGAGCGACCGTTTTACGTGCCTTAAAACCTAAGGATTGA
- a CDS encoding putative quinol monooxygenase: MGEIVVNAVLTIKAGLADQVFPILQTVYHASQKEEGCLRYSLHQSIEDEHQFMLYEVYRDEEALEAHIASDHYKAYREQIELYLMDRQVTKYVEMTF, translated from the coding sequence ATGGGAGAAATCGTCGTTAACGCTGTACTTACAATCAAAGCAGGACTCGCGGATCAAGTATTCCCGATTTTACAAACGGTTTATCATGCCTCACAAAAAGAAGAAGGATGCTTGCGCTATTCCTTGCATCAATCGATCGAGGATGAGCATCAATTCATGTTGTATGAAGTGTATCGTGACGAAGAGGCGCTCGAAGCACATATCGCATCCGACCACTATAAAGCATACCGCGAACAAATCGAGTTATACTTGATGGACCGACAAGTAACGAAATACGTCGAGATGACATTCTGA
- a CDS encoding C40 family peptidase produces the protein MKKWTAHVAGLAATLMLSSVLPAPALAESPSAQETAETQTVTETTGTAYLQEDTALLQAADSTAIIQQLPAGTTVETLGTDGDFTRISWQNGTAYIVTSALAKEAPVFQKQETLVSSSLLSLVASPLDATIVATVPAYQRVDTYGIFEQFTRLKWNDRYVYVPTNQLEALPKATGTSYAKRATTLFTEPSTTSKNTPITLNQAFKTYGSTGNFTRVETTTGYAFILTADLIDVIHPESGLRYVQQQTTAYSTATTKGRVVQSLSINTPLQTYGTEGMFTRIKIKDDYAYVLTAHLGTLKYYSQTARLYVQRPTPIYSAPNASGSIIDQQKTNTLLTIYGKSGVYSRIIFRGVHAYVKTADLGSGKVYASTGTRYAKRNLSVYTSASTKSKIMYSVKRADKLTIYGTSGSYTRLKKGSIYGYVKTSDLVTKKPDLYDITGQRYVTEDDVVIRSQAKLSGKKIGTLKKGNSITIYGKSGYFTRVKYNNIFGFVDSSRIGLNKPKAKAKKGTTFYVHLDQTPLFSADVAYSRPAAYLKKGTKLIGLKSIDDDFWQIRLASGQTGYVLNPYISTSKPDMRLTQKAINRTKIYTIKQTTSFFASPTSPKGSGLVEQGKRVYPRHRVGNFYVIQSGWTPVYLPVSAVTITSDKRVVKKNNTRGEKLIQAAVQHIGTPYTWGSQNAVNGGFDCSGLIHYATNKAGKYGGRTNVRGYWYGAFFTNQRTSISSGKRSDIVFFQNTYTKGPSHIGIMLDSEHFIHAGGSQLQINSIYEPRWQEHFLGFKSM, from the coding sequence ATGAAAAAATGGACTGCTCATGTTGCTGGCCTTGCCGCAACGTTGATGTTGAGCTCGGTTTTACCTGCACCCGCTCTCGCGGAATCACCTTCTGCTCAAGAGACAGCAGAAACGCAAACGGTCACAGAGACAACTGGAACAGCTTATTTGCAAGAGGACACAGCGCTATTACAAGCTGCCGACTCTACAGCAATCATTCAACAGTTACCAGCAGGCACTACGGTTGAAACATTGGGAACAGATGGTGACTTTACACGCATCAGCTGGCAAAACGGAACAGCATACATCGTTACCTCTGCTTTGGCAAAAGAAGCACCTGTCTTTCAAAAACAAGAGACTCTCGTTTCGAGCAGTCTACTCTCTCTTGTCGCTTCTCCTTTAGACGCTACAATCGTTGCGACAGTTCCTGCCTATCAACGGGTGGATACATACGGCATATTCGAGCAGTTTACTCGCCTAAAATGGAATGACCGCTATGTTTATGTCCCGACGAATCAATTGGAAGCACTCCCAAAAGCGACCGGCACATCCTATGCAAAACGCGCAACAACTCTTTTTACGGAACCAAGTACTACAAGTAAAAATACACCTATCACTCTAAATCAAGCCTTCAAGACATACGGCTCAACAGGTAACTTTACACGCGTCGAGACAACAACTGGTTATGCTTTTATTCTAACTGCTGACTTAATAGACGTAATTCATCCTGAAAGTGGACTGCGTTACGTTCAGCAACAGACAACAGCCTATTCGACAGCAACGACAAAAGGAAGAGTTGTGCAATCACTTTCTATCAACACCCCTCTTCAAACCTATGGAACAGAAGGTATGTTTACTCGAATTAAAATAAAAGACGATTATGCCTACGTGTTAACAGCACATCTCGGAACGTTAAAATATTATTCACAAACCGCTCGTCTCTATGTTCAACGTCCGACACCGATCTATAGTGCACCGAATGCTTCCGGCTCCATCATCGATCAACAAAAAACAAATACCTTATTAACAATCTATGGTAAAAGTGGCGTCTACAGTCGAATTATTTTCCGCGGAGTCCATGCCTACGTTAAAACAGCTGATCTCGGTAGTGGAAAAGTCTATGCATCAACGGGGACACGATACGCGAAACGCAACTTGTCCGTCTATACTTCTGCTTCGACGAAGAGCAAAATTATGTATTCTGTTAAACGGGCTGATAAACTAACGATTTACGGAACGAGTGGCAGTTATACGCGACTAAAAAAAGGCTCGATCTACGGTTACGTCAAGACGAGTGATCTTGTCACGAAAAAACCAGATCTGTATGACATCACCGGTCAACGTTACGTGACAGAGGACGACGTCGTCATTCGGTCACAGGCAAAACTATCGGGTAAAAAAATCGGTACGTTGAAAAAAGGAAACTCGATCACTATCTATGGAAAAAGCGGTTATTTTACACGTGTCAAATATAACAATATCTTTGGTTTCGTCGATTCGAGTCGGATCGGACTAAATAAACCAAAAGCAAAAGCGAAAAAAGGGACGACGTTTTATGTGCATTTGGACCAGACTCCCCTCTTCTCCGCTGACGTCGCTTACAGTCGTCCCGCTGCCTATTTAAAAAAAGGAACAAAGCTGATTGGTCTGAAATCAATTGATGATGATTTTTGGCAGATCCGTTTAGCAAGTGGGCAAACCGGCTATGTCCTCAACCCTTATATCAGTACGAGTAAACCCGATATGCGTTTGACACAAAAAGCAATCAACCGAACGAAAATCTATACCATCAAACAGACGACTTCCTTCTTCGCAAGTCCGACAAGTCCAAAAGGCAGCGGTCTCGTTGAACAAGGCAAACGCGTTTATCCGCGTCACCGAGTCGGAAACTTCTACGTCATCCAGTCGGGCTGGACACCTGTTTATCTTCCGGTATCCGCTGTAACGATCACGTCCGATAAACGGGTCGTCAAAAAGAATAATACGCGTGGCGAAAAATTAATCCAAGCAGCCGTCCAACATATCGGTACACCTTATACATGGGGATCGCAAAATGCCGTGAACGGTGGCTTCGATTGTTCCGGTTTGATTCACTACGCGACAAATAAGGCTGGAAAATACGGTGGTCGGACGAACGTTCGTGGCTACTGGTACGGTGCGTTCTTTACAAACCAACGGACGAGCATCTCAAGCGGTAAACGCTCAGATATCGTCTTCTTCCAAAATACGTATACGAAAGGCCCATCGCATATCGGGATCATGCTCGATAGTGAACATTTCATCCACGCCGGCGGTTCACAGCTACAAATCAACTCGATTTATGAACCACGTTGGCAGGAGCACTTCCTCGGCTTTAAATCAATGTGA